One Malania oleifera isolate guangnan ecotype guangnan chromosome 9, ASM2987363v1, whole genome shotgun sequence DNA segment encodes these proteins:
- the LOC131163925 gene encoding putative disease resistance protein RGA3 → MAEAVLQLLLENLSSSVQRELGLLRGVNREMEKLSSTLSTIQATLEDAEDKRIIDKAVENWLRKLKDAAYVVEKILDDCKTEALRLEYSEGRSFGLISKVRKSFLLVSKFHWKNILFRRNIGTRMKAIQERLDQIAQERLNFHLRETEMERQPNKAMELRQTGSILTEPEVFGRDGDRERIVECMVKNSNNSERLSVYPIVGMGGIGKTTLAQLVFNDKRVVRHFDLKVWVCVSEDFDVKRLIQESIESASGNACEALCLDPLQRRLRHILNGKRYLLVLDDVWSDDQDKWRELKSVLDCGSKGSSIVITTRLAKVAAIMGTISAHCLSALSEDDCWEVYRERAFGNNGVEERPNIVAMGKEIVRKCGGVPLAAMTLGGLMRFKVEENEWIFVRGSKIWNLPQKENSILPALRLSYYNLPLQLRRCFAYCAVFPKDAKIKKEKLMNQWMANGFISSNGKLEPKDVYNEAWNELYWRCIFEDMKNDDFGNIRWFRMHDLAYDLAQSVLEDECPVIKDAESINITKRTRHVTVIAEHLDTIPEALNKAESLQTFIVKFKLTNPQRLIFDEAIVHKMFCCSNFCFLRVLDARKSLMTTLPPSIGNLKHLRYLDFSYTDITKLPESLCSLLKLQIVALNCCWLLQILPKNLTRVRNMKHLYLTGCDSLAHMPPKI, encoded by the coding sequence ATGGCTGAAGCTGTTCTTCAACTTCTGCTGGAGAATTTGAGCTCTTCCGTCCAAAGGGAGCTTGGATTGCTCCGGGGTGTTAATCGAGAAATGGAGAAACTGTCGAGCACGCTATCCACTATCCAGGCCACCCTTGAAGATGCTGAGGACAAAAGAATCATTGACAAGGCAGTGGAAAACTGGTTGAGGAAGCTCAAAGATGCGGCTTATGTTGTAGAAAAGATCTTGGATGACTGCAAAACCGAAGCGCTGCGATTAGAGTACTCCGAAGGCCGCAGCTTTGGATTGATCAGCAAGGTACGCAAATCTTTCTTATTAGTTAGTAAATTTCATTGGAAGAATATTTTGTTCCGCCGAAACATTGGAACCAGAATGAAAGCAATTCAAGAAAGATTAGATCAAATTGCCCAAGAGCGGTTGAACTTCCATTTGCGTGAAACGGAGATGGAGAGGCAACCTAACAAGGCCATGGAATTGCGCCAAACCGGTTCCATTTTGACTGAACCAGAAGTGTTCGGAAGAGACGGAGACAGAGAAAGGATTGTTGAGTGTATGGTGAAAAACTCCAATAACTCTGAGCGTCTTTCAGTTTACCCTATAGTTGGTATGGGGGGCATAGGAAAGACAACGCTTGCCCAACTGGTTTTCAATGATAAGAGGGTAGTAAGACATTTTGATCTGAAGGTATGGGTTTGCGTTTCTGAGGATTTTGATGTGAAGAGGCTAATACAGGAGAGTATAGAATCTGCatctggaaatgcttgtgaagcCTTATGCTTGGATCCTCTTCAGAGGCGCCTTCGCCACATACTGAATGGAAAAAGGTACTTGCTTGTACTTGATGATGTATGGAGTGATGATCAAGATAAGTGGAGGGAGTTAAAATCTGTGCTAGATTGTGGATCCAAAGGCAGTTCTATAGTCATTACGACTCGTCTTGCCAAGGTTGCGGCCATCATGGGCACAATTTCAGCACACTGCCTATCGGCTTTGTCAGAAGATGATTGTTGGGAAGTGTATAGGGAACGGGCATTTGGAAATAATGGAGTGGAAGAGCGTCCAAACATTGTTGCAATGGGCAAGGAAATTGTGAGAAAGTGCGGGGGCGTTCCTCTGGCAGCAATGACTCTGGGTGGTCTAATGCGCTTCAAAGTTGAGGAAAATGAATGGATTTTTGTCAGAGGTAGTAAAATTTGGAACTTACCACAAAAAGAGAATTCCATCTTGCCTGCCTTGCGATTGAGTTATTATAATTTGCCATTGCAGTTGAGACGATGCTTTGCCTATTGTGCAGTCTTTCCAAAGGATGCTAAGATTAAGAAGGAAAAATTGATGAATCAATGGATGGCTAATGGCTTCATTTCATCAAATGGAAAATTGGAGCCAAAAGACGTATATAATGAGGCATGGAATGAATTATACTggagatgtatttttgaagatatgaagaatgatgattttggaaataTCAGATGGTTTAGGATGCATGATCTTGCGTATGATCTGGCACAATCTGTTTTGGAGGATGAATGTCCAGTGATCAAGGATGCAGAATCAATTAATATCACAAAAAGAACTCGACATGTTACAGTGATAGCTGAGCACTTGGATACAATTCCTGAAGCTTTAAACAAAGCTGAGTCCTTGCAGACATTTATAGTGAAATTCAAACTAACCAACCCTCAAAGATTGATCTTTGATGAAGCCATTGTGCATAAGATGTTTTGCTGCTCTAATTTTTGTTTCTTAAGAGTGTTGGATGCCAGAAAGTCTCTAATGACCACGTTGCCTCCTTCCATTGGCAATTTAAAGCATTTAAGGTACTTGGACTTTTCTTACACGGATATCACAAAGCTTCCTGAGTCACTTTGCAGCCTGCTGAAATTGCAAATTGTGGCTCTAAATTGTTGTTGGTTACTTCAGATATTACCCAAGAACCTGACACGTGTCAGAAATATGAAGCATCTTTACCTCACAGGTTGTGATAGTTTAGCTCATATGCCTCCCAAAATTTGA